The following coding sequences lie in one Jonesia denitrificans DSM 20603 genomic window:
- a CDS encoding peptide deformylase has protein sequence MTAVSVRDQVCELLASCPDGVLPLVHAGHPVLRREAGRYEGQLGADFMAFIDAMNTTMVVAPGVGLAAPQVGVSLAVAVMRDPGAADDADPRERVAFPMRVLVNPVYEPVGDEKVSFFEGCLSVPGYQAVVARWRRVRVMGWDETGAPVDEVLTGWPARIAQHEIDHLRGVLYVDRAHLRSLSTMENLAQWWSVSAHPHAAGEALGFPVEQQGSWTQ, from the coding sequence GTGACTGCTGTGAGTGTTCGTGATCAAGTGTGTGAGTTGTTGGCGTCGTGCCCTGATGGGGTGTTGCCTCTTGTTCATGCCGGGCATCCTGTGTTGCGCAGGGAGGCGGGGCGTTACGAAGGGCAACTGGGTGCTGACTTCATGGCGTTCATTGATGCAATGAACACCACGATGGTGGTGGCACCGGGGGTTGGTTTAGCTGCACCCCAAGTGGGGGTGAGTCTGGCTGTGGCGGTGATGCGTGATCCGGGTGCGGCGGATGATGCTGATCCGCGTGAGCGGGTGGCATTTCCGATGCGGGTGTTGGTGAATCCGGTGTATGAACCGGTGGGGGATGAGAAGGTGTCGTTTTTTGAGGGCTGTTTATCTGTTCCTGGGTACCAGGCGGTTGTCGCCAGGTGGCGTCGGGTGCGTGTGATGGGCTGGGATGAGACTGGTGCGCCTGTTGATGAGGTATTGACTGGGTGGCCGGCTCGGATTGCTCAGCATGAGATTGACCATTTGCGTGGTGTGTTGTACGTGGATCGTGCGCATTTGCGGTCGTTGTCGACGATGGAGAATCTTGCGCAGTGGTGGTCGGTGTCTGCTCATCCGCATGCTGCGGGGGAGGCGTTAGGTTTTCCGGTTGAGCAGCAGGGTTCATGGACGCAGTAA
- a CDS encoding DedA family protein, with protein MDAVIGALGSVNDVLMSVATSYEGSWLLFLFLWLFITLDGVLPIFPSESLVIAVVALAVSAGSPPLWAVVVVAIAGAMCGDVTTYHIGRRAVRRSWRWLQWVRVARVLDWAERLVARKPATIIVAARYIPGGRVAVNFTAGRMFFPRRGFVFFDAIAAVTWSVYSTVIGMGAGAWFEGHPIYAVIVGVGGGVLIGVAVDAVLRRVLAHRGAALKSMDGYVPPHVPDVETPFTRTDSES; from the coding sequence ATGGACGCAGTAATTGGGGCGCTGGGGAGCGTCAATGATGTGTTGATGTCGGTGGCGACAAGCTATGAGGGTTCGTGGCTGCTGTTTTTGTTTTTGTGGCTTTTCATCACTCTTGACGGCGTGTTGCCTATTTTCCCGTCTGAGTCGCTGGTCATTGCTGTTGTTGCATTGGCTGTGTCGGCTGGTTCTCCACCGTTATGGGCAGTTGTGGTGGTGGCGATTGCGGGTGCGATGTGTGGTGATGTGACGACTTATCACATTGGACGTCGAGCAGTTCGGCGGTCGTGGCGTTGGCTCCAGTGGGTGAGGGTTGCGCGGGTGCTTGATTGGGCGGAACGGTTGGTGGCTCGCAAGCCGGCGACCATCATTGTGGCTGCGCGCTATATCCCTGGTGGTCGAGTGGCTGTGAATTTTACGGCTGGGAGGATGTTTTTCCCACGTCGTGGGTTTGTGTTTTTTGATGCCATTGCTGCGGTGACATGGTCTGTGTATTCCACGGTTATTGGAATGGGTGCGGGGGCGTGGTTTGAGGGGCACCCTATTTATGCGGTGATTGTGGGTGTTGGCGGTGGCGTGTTGATTGGGGTGGCTGTCGATGCGGTGTTGCGTCGGGTGCTTGCTCACCGCGGGGCGGCTTTGAAGTCTATGGATGGGTATGTTCCCCCGCACGTCCCGGATGTTGAGACTCCTTTCACCCGCACGGATTCGGAGTCGTGA
- the coaA gene encoding type I pantothenate kinase has translation MRQNRQVTEHHITPTTPYVDLDRAAWQRLSESTPLPLTDHDVTRLAGLGDPIDLAEVDAIYRPLSRLLNLYIGATRQLNRATSTFLREESGGTPYVIGVAGSVAVGKSTTARILREMLARWPDTPRVELITTDGFLLPNAELQRRNIMGRKGFPESYDRRALIRFLSRVKAGRTHVDAPVYDHLTYDIVPGQRQTVTRPDVLIVEGLNVLQPARPQPGSATTSLAVSDFFDFSIYVDAKTSHIRSWYVDRFLSLRDSAFAQEGSYFRRYANLSDNEAIATAESIWESINEPNLTDNILPTRSRATLVLTKDADHSVQRVRLRKL, from the coding sequence ATGCGGCAGAATCGTCAGGTGACGGAACACCACATCACGCCGACGACGCCCTATGTGGACCTCGACCGCGCCGCCTGGCAACGACTCTCAGAATCAACCCCGCTCCCCCTCACCGACCACGATGTCACCAGGCTTGCAGGACTCGGCGACCCCATTGACCTCGCAGAAGTCGATGCGATCTACCGCCCACTGTCCAGGCTCCTGAACCTCTACATCGGGGCGACCAGGCAACTCAACCGGGCCACCTCCACCTTCCTTAGAGAAGAATCCGGTGGCACCCCCTATGTCATCGGCGTCGCCGGTTCCGTCGCCGTCGGGAAATCAACCACCGCCCGCATCCTGCGCGAAATGCTCGCCCGATGGCCCGACACACCACGCGTGGAACTCATCACCACCGACGGATTCCTCTTGCCCAACGCGGAACTCCAACGACGCAACATCATGGGGCGCAAAGGATTTCCCGAATCCTACGACCGTCGGGCACTGATCCGCTTTCTGTCCCGGGTCAAAGCGGGACGAACACACGTTGACGCCCCCGTCTACGACCACCTCACCTACGACATCGTCCCCGGGCAACGACAAACCGTCACCCGCCCCGACGTCCTCATCGTCGAAGGACTCAACGTCCTCCAACCCGCACGCCCCCAGCCAGGTAGTGCCACCACCAGCCTCGCAGTCTCCGACTTCTTCGATTTCTCCATCTACGTTGACGCCAAAACTTCTCACATCAGGTCCTGGTACGTCGACCGCTTCCTTTCCTTGCGCGACTCCGCGTTCGCGCAAGAAGGCTCCTACTTTCGCCGCTACGCTAACCTCAGCGACAACGAAGCCATCGCCACTGCAGAATCCATTTGGGAATCCATCAACGAACCCAACCTCACCGACAACATTTTGCCCACCCGGTCGCGCGCCACACTCGTCCTCACCAAAGACGCCGACCACTCTGTCCAACGCGTCCGTCTCCGAAAACTCTAA
- the glmS gene encoding glutamine--fructose-6-phosphate transaminase (isomerizing) — protein MCGIVGYVGSATPSTRPLDVALEGLGRLEYRGYDSAGVALVAPGRDEVAVAKKAGKLVNLRTALVESPLPQATAAIGHTRWATHGAPSDLNAHPHVALDGRLAVIHNGIIENFFSLRSELLEAGVQFVSETDTEVAAHLLAAQYERCGDLTEAMRVVAQRLEGTFTLLAVHADHPDTVVGARHDSPLVVGLGDGENFLGSDVAAFIAHTREALELGQDQIATITPNAVTVTDFEGQVVTPKHYTVDWDASAAEKGGFWSFMAKEIADQPKAVADTLLGRTNESGDLILDDARIDEATLRTIDKIIVVACGTAAYAGHVAKYAIEHWCRIPVEIELAHEFRYRDPIVTPRTLVVAISQSGETMDTLMAVRHAQEQGAKVIAIVNTHGSTIPRESDAVLYTHAGPEVAVASTKAFVSQITAAYILGLYFAQLRGNMFRDEIHTVLDELRAMPDKIQEVLDRGERVREIARWMADTSSVLFLGRHVGFPIALEGALKLKELAYIHAEGFAAGELKHGPIALIEPGQPVFVIVPSPRGRDSLHSKVISNIQEIRARGARTLVIAEDGDEAVTPFADEVFWVPQCPTLLSPLVTVVPLQIFAAELSRAKGLDVDQPRNLAKSVTVE, from the coding sequence ATGTGTGGAATTGTTGGCTACGTTGGGTCAGCTACCCCGTCTACGCGCCCGCTGGATGTGGCTTTGGAAGGCTTAGGGCGGTTGGAGTACCGCGGGTATGACTCTGCGGGTGTTGCCTTGGTTGCCCCTGGTCGTGATGAGGTTGCGGTGGCGAAGAAGGCAGGGAAACTTGTCAATTTGCGCACAGCGCTTGTTGAGTCGCCTCTTCCGCAGGCAACAGCGGCGATTGGTCACACGCGGTGGGCCACCCATGGTGCCCCCAGTGATCTCAACGCTCATCCTCATGTGGCGCTTGATGGTCGTCTTGCGGTGATTCACAACGGCATTATTGAGAACTTTTTTTCGCTGCGCTCTGAGTTGTTGGAGGCAGGTGTTCAGTTCGTCTCTGAAACTGATACGGAGGTGGCTGCGCATCTGCTTGCGGCACAGTATGAGCGGTGCGGGGACCTGACCGAGGCGATGCGTGTTGTTGCGCAACGTCTTGAGGGGACGTTCACGTTGTTGGCTGTTCACGCCGACCACCCAGATACGGTGGTGGGTGCCCGCCACGATTCCCCGCTGGTTGTGGGTCTTGGCGACGGCGAGAACTTCCTCGGTTCTGATGTGGCGGCGTTTATCGCTCACACCAGAGAAGCGTTGGAGTTGGGGCAGGACCAGATCGCCACGATCACTCCAAATGCGGTGACGGTGACAGATTTTGAGGGGCAGGTAGTAACCCCGAAGCATTACACCGTGGACTGGGATGCGTCTGCGGCAGAAAAGGGCGGTTTCTGGTCCTTCATGGCGAAGGAGATCGCTGACCAGCCAAAAGCTGTGGCGGACACCTTGTTGGGTCGAACCAACGAGTCAGGGGACTTGATCCTTGATGATGCTCGTATTGATGAAGCGACTCTGCGCACGATTGACAAGATCATTGTGGTGGCGTGTGGGACTGCAGCCTATGCGGGGCACGTTGCGAAGTACGCGATCGAGCATTGGTGTCGGATCCCGGTGGAGATCGAACTTGCCCACGAGTTCCGGTACCGTGACCCCATTGTTACCCCCCGCACGTTGGTGGTGGCAATTTCCCAGTCAGGGGAAACCATGGACACCCTCATGGCTGTGCGGCACGCGCAGGAACAGGGGGCAAAGGTGATCGCGATCGTGAATACCCACGGCTCGACTATCCCGCGTGAGTCGGACGCAGTGTTGTACACCCATGCTGGTCCTGAGGTGGCCGTCGCATCAACGAAGGCGTTTGTCTCCCAGATCACGGCTGCCTACATTCTCGGGCTCTACTTCGCTCAACTGCGGGGCAACATGTTCCGCGATGAGATTCATACTGTGTTGGATGAGTTGCGGGCCATGCCGGACAAGATCCAGGAGGTTCTTGACCGTGGTGAACGGGTTCGTGAGATCGCCCGGTGGATGGCGGACACATCGTCTGTGTTGTTCTTGGGTCGCCATGTTGGGTTCCCTATCGCGCTAGAAGGTGCCCTGAAACTCAAGGAACTGGCGTACATCCACGCTGAAGGGTTCGCTGCTGGCGAGTTGAAGCACGGTCCGATCGCTCTCATTGAACCGGGTCAACCTGTGTTTGTTATTGTGCCGTCACCGCGTGGCCGTGACTCGCTGCATTCCAAGGTTATTTCCAACATTCAGGAGATCCGCGCTCGCGGTGCACGGACGCTGGTCATCGCTGAAGACGGTGATGAGGCAGTGACCCCATTTGCTGATGAGGTGTTTTGGGTTCCGCAATGCCCGACCTTGCTGTCGCCGTTGGTCACTGTTGTTCCGTTGCAGATTTTCGCGGCGGAGTTGTCGCGGGCGAAGGGGTTGGATGTTGACCAACCGCGTAACCTCGCGAAGTCGGTGACGGTCGAGTAG
- a CDS encoding holo-ACP synthase, which produces MIIGIGVDVVDVSRFAATIDRVPRLVERLFAPQERDMPVQSLAARFAAKEAIAKALGSPGGLRWHDAVILRAPGRRPEVHVSGTVAHVASEQGIKVFHVSLSHDGPIATAMIVAEG; this is translated from the coding sequence GTGATCATTGGGATTGGTGTGGATGTGGTTGATGTGTCGCGGTTCGCTGCGACCATTGACCGTGTCCCTCGCTTGGTGGAACGGCTTTTTGCCCCGCAGGAACGTGACATGCCAGTCCAGTCGTTGGCGGCTCGGTTTGCTGCGAAGGAGGCAATCGCGAAGGCGCTGGGTTCGCCAGGAGGGCTGCGTTGGCATGATGCGGTGATTCTCCGGGCGCCGGGGCGGCGCCCGGAGGTCCACGTGTCAGGCACTGTTGCCCATGTTGCATCGGAACAGGGGATTAAGGTGTTCCATGTGTCCTTGTCGCATGATGGGCCTATCGCAACGGCAATGATTGTTGCGGAAGGGTAG
- a CDS encoding LLM class F420-dependent oxidoreductase, translated as MKFGLFIPQGWRQDLTGIPTERHWPLMKELAQQADQGDAYDSLWVYDHFHTVPEPVHEATHEAWTLMAAFAATTTRVHLGQMCTCMGYRNPAYLAKAATTADIISGGRIQMGIGAGWYEHEWRAYGYGFPTAGQRLAALAEGVDIMHQMFTTGHATLDGTHYQITDALNYPTPTGTVPLWIAGGGEKKTLRIAAQYAQYTNFDGTPEVFSHKSEVLRSHCDDLGRDFATITRSANYNVVIAETEREVNDRINWYRQHLERTVSPQAAERETHSLANGPLVGTPERIIDTLHDLEQRGMTYAITYFPELAYDTSGMELFERTVIPHLSQTMGK; from the coding sequence ATGAAATTTGGACTCTTCATTCCCCAAGGCTGGCGTCAAGACCTCACCGGAATCCCCACCGAACGCCACTGGCCCCTCATGAAAGAACTCGCCCAACAAGCCGACCAAGGCGACGCCTACGACTCCCTGTGGGTCTACGACCACTTCCACACCGTGCCAGAACCCGTCCACGAAGCAACCCACGAAGCATGGACCCTCATGGCTGCGTTCGCCGCAACCACCACCCGCGTTCACCTCGGACAAATGTGCACCTGCATGGGGTACCGTAACCCCGCCTACCTCGCCAAAGCCGCCACCACCGCAGACATCATCTCCGGTGGGCGCATCCAAATGGGCATCGGAGCTGGCTGGTACGAACACGAATGGCGAGCATACGGGTACGGGTTCCCCACCGCAGGTCAACGGCTTGCCGCGCTCGCAGAAGGCGTCGACATCATGCACCAGATGTTCACCACCGGGCACGCCACTTTAGACGGCACGCACTACCAGATCACCGATGCGCTGAATTACCCCACCCCCACCGGAACCGTGCCGCTATGGATTGCCGGCGGAGGAGAAAAGAAAACTCTACGGATCGCAGCGCAGTACGCCCAATACACCAACTTCGATGGCACCCCAGAAGTGTTCAGCCACAAAAGTGAAGTCCTCCGAAGCCACTGCGATGACTTAGGCCGCGACTTCGCAACCATCACTCGCAGCGCCAACTACAACGTTGTCATCGCCGAAACCGAACGCGAAGTGAACGACCGGATCAACTGGTACCGCCAGCACCTGGAACGCACCGTGTCGCCTCAGGCCGCGGAACGCGAAACACACTCACTAGCGAACGGGCCACTGGTGGGCACCCCAGAGCGCATTATTGACACCCTGCACGACCTTGAGCAACGGGGGATGACCTACGCCATCACCTACTTCCCCGAGCTTGCCTACGACACCTCAGGAATGGAACTGTTCGAACGGACCGTCATTCCCCACTTGTCGCAGACCATGGGCAAATAA
- a CDS encoding bifunctional ADP-dependent NAD(P)H-hydrate dehydratase/NAD(P)H-hydrate epimerase, with protein MIVGVSARQMQVAEKPLLDRGVALMARASRGLAQCVVQVVRQRCGQVAGARVVVLVGQGNNGGDALFAAALLARLPMSVTVALVGERCHGDGLAAVRASQAVVVTPSDGAEVVALCAGVDVVVDGIVGIGARGAVRGLAGDALASWSARTRRDGDPVWVAVDVPSGVDASSGEVADARRTVHADVTVTFGVAKTGLLVAPGALSAGRVQVVDIGVDVGEWDVVSVVGGDLGPGGLWGWLWELPAATDHKYTRGVVGVDAGSAVYPGAGVLAARAAAACGVGMVRYEGDREVAGVVASVAPHVVSARGRAQARVVGSGQEPDDAVAERVRHAMSAGAPTVLDAGALGVLDRSFALSEQMVLTPHAGELAGLLMAFGVEVTRAQVEARPLWAARCAAEVTGATVVLKGVTPVIAGPGVTYVQPIEDARVSRLATAGSGDVLAGVLGAALARLVAVKADAVGATDIAGAVACGVLTHQLAALQGGDGPLTASDLVAHIPAAIAMVCAS; from the coding sequence ATGATTGTTGGTGTGAGTGCACGACAGATGCAGGTGGCTGAGAAGCCGTTGTTGGATCGTGGGGTTGCGTTGATGGCGCGTGCATCGAGAGGTCTTGCGCAGTGTGTGGTGCAGGTTGTGCGGCAGCGGTGTGGGCAGGTTGCTGGTGCGCGGGTTGTGGTGTTGGTGGGGCAGGGCAATAACGGTGGTGATGCGTTGTTTGCTGCTGCGTTGCTGGCGCGCTTGCCGATGTCGGTGACGGTGGCGCTGGTGGGGGAGAGGTGCCACGGTGACGGGTTGGCTGCGGTCCGTGCATCGCAGGCGGTGGTGGTGACCCCCAGTGACGGTGCAGAGGTTGTTGCCCTGTGTGCGGGGGTGGATGTGGTGGTGGATGGGATTGTGGGCATTGGCGCTCGCGGTGCGGTGCGGGGGTTGGCTGGTGATGCGTTGGCGTCGTGGTCGGCTCGTACCAGGCGGGATGGTGATCCTGTGTGGGTAGCTGTGGATGTTCCTTCTGGTGTGGATGCATCGTCTGGTGAGGTTGCCGATGCGAGGCGCACGGTGCACGCGGATGTGACGGTGACCTTTGGGGTGGCAAAGACGGGGCTGTTGGTTGCGCCGGGGGCGTTGTCCGCGGGGCGGGTGCAGGTGGTGGATATTGGCGTAGATGTGGGTGAGTGGGATGTGGTGAGTGTGGTTGGTGGTGATCTTGGACCTGGTGGCTTGTGGGGGTGGTTGTGGGAGTTGCCGGCAGCAACTGACCACAAGTACACCCGGGGGGTGGTGGGGGTGGATGCGGGGTCTGCTGTTTACCCGGGGGCTGGGGTGCTGGCGGCGCGTGCTGCTGCTGCGTGCGGTGTGGGAATGGTTCGTTATGAGGGGGACCGGGAGGTCGCCGGGGTTGTGGCTTCGGTTGCGCCGCATGTTGTGTCGGCCCGCGGGAGGGCGCAGGCGCGTGTGGTGGGGTCAGGGCAGGAACCTGACGATGCGGTGGCTGAGCGGGTCCGGCACGCGATGTCGGCGGGGGCGCCTACTGTGCTTGATGCGGGTGCGTTGGGTGTTCTTGACCGGTCGTTTGCGTTGAGTGAGCAAATGGTGTTGACGCCGCATGCCGGTGAGTTGGCGGGGCTGTTGATGGCCTTTGGTGTGGAGGTGACTCGTGCGCAGGTGGAAGCGAGACCGTTGTGGGCGGCGCGTTGTGCTGCGGAGGTGACGGGAGCGACCGTGGTGCTGAAGGGGGTGACTCCGGTGATTGCTGGCCCGGGGGTTACGTACGTGCAGCCCATTGAGGATGCGCGGGTGTCACGGTTGGCGACCGCTGGTTCAGGTGATGTGTTGGCCGGTGTCTTAGGGGCAGCGTTGGCGCGGTTGGTGGCGGTGAAAGCAGATGCTGTGGGTGCGACGGATATTGCAGGTGCAGTTGCGTGCGGGGTGTTGACTCACCAGCTCGCTGCCCTTCAGGGAGGTGATGGGCCGTTGACAGCGAGTGACCTGGTTGCCCACATTCCGGCGGCGATTGCGATGGTGTGTGCTTCGTGA
- the alr gene encoding alanine racemase, translating to MSDNHQPPPGTYPGRAIIDLAAISQNVSTLATRLGDNGSHAAIMAVVKANAYGHGLVPAARAALHGGATWLGVAHAHEALALRQAGITDRILTWLHAPGVPYRDLIAADIDVSVAAPWAAQEVISAAQAAGRPARVHLKVDTGLGRNGVTPADLPFLLATLIDAQHAGHLTLVGVWSHLAFADEPHHPSVREQARVFDDAITIVQAAGAHLEVRHIANSAATLTAPELAYDLVRPGLAIYGLSPIPQVASAAELGLRPAMTVQADIATAKRLPAGHGVSYAHHYVTARDTHIAVIPLGYADGIPRHASGHNGELGAPVSINGVTYAIAGRVCMDQIVIDVHDDSVRAGHTATLFGDPTLGVPSAQQWADATGTISYEITTRIADRLPRMYLPTSDLHHAPTVSQHSHTGG from the coding sequence GTGAGCGATAACCACCAACCACCACCAGGAACTTATCCCGGGCGTGCCATCATCGACCTCGCCGCGATCTCGCAGAACGTGTCCACCCTGGCAACACGCCTGGGGGACAACGGCTCGCATGCGGCAATCATGGCGGTCGTCAAAGCGAACGCCTACGGGCACGGGCTCGTCCCCGCAGCCCGCGCAGCGCTCCATGGTGGTGCAACCTGGTTGGGTGTCGCCCACGCCCATGAAGCGCTCGCGCTGCGTCAGGCTGGGATTACCGACCGCATCCTCACCTGGCTTCATGCGCCCGGCGTCCCCTACCGTGACCTCATCGCAGCAGACATCGACGTGTCTGTCGCCGCACCCTGGGCAGCCCAAGAAGTCATCAGCGCTGCACAAGCTGCCGGACGCCCGGCCCGCGTGCACCTCAAAGTAGACACTGGACTGGGACGCAACGGGGTCACTCCCGCTGACCTTCCTTTTCTGCTTGCCACCCTCATCGATGCGCAACACGCAGGGCACCTCACCCTGGTCGGGGTGTGGTCCCACCTGGCATTCGCCGATGAACCCCACCACCCCAGTGTGCGGGAGCAAGCACGCGTTTTTGACGACGCAATCACGATTGTGCAAGCGGCCGGGGCTCACCTGGAGGTGCGGCACATCGCCAATTCAGCTGCGACACTGACAGCCCCAGAACTTGCCTACGATCTTGTTCGCCCCGGCCTTGCCATCTACGGGCTTTCCCCTATTCCGCAGGTCGCCTCCGCTGCCGAACTTGGGTTACGACCAGCAATGACCGTGCAAGCCGACATTGCCACCGCGAAACGCTTGCCTGCCGGCCACGGGGTGTCCTACGCACACCACTATGTGACTGCCCGTGACACACACATTGCTGTGATCCCTTTGGGGTACGCCGACGGCATCCCACGGCACGCATCAGGACACAACGGAGAACTGGGAGCCCCGGTATCGATCAACGGCGTCACTTACGCGATCGCGGGGCGAGTGTGCATGGACCAGATTGTCATTGACGTGCACGACGACAGTGTTCGTGCCGGTCACACCGCCACGCTCTTTGGTGACCCCACCCTTGGTGTCCCCAGCGCGCAACAATGGGCTGACGCCACCGGAACAATCTCGTATGAAATCACCACACGCATCGCTGACCGCCTCCCACGGATGTATCTTCCGACCAGCGACCTGCACCACGCCCCCACCGTTTCTCAGCACTCTCACACAGGTGGATAA
- the tsaE gene encoding tRNA (adenosine(37)-N6)-threonylcarbamoyltransferase complex ATPase subunit type 1 TsaE: MTSQQTFTLTLPDADATQSLGERLAGYLTAGDLLILTGDLGAGKTTLTQGIGRGLGVRGAVASPTFIIAREHPSLTDGPGLVHVDAYRLSSLDEVDALDLDTSLDECVTVVEWGEGLVDTLSDDRLDIVLRRPHGGITSADVDLDSAEVGERVATITAHGERWAATDFRALCSPSPTPTEK; the protein is encoded by the coding sequence GTGACGTCACAACAGACCTTCACCCTCACCCTTCCCGACGCCGACGCGACCCAGTCCTTGGGCGAACGCCTCGCCGGATACCTGACAGCAGGGGACCTTCTCATTCTCACAGGTGACCTCGGGGCCGGAAAAACCACGCTCACCCAAGGGATCGGCCGTGGGCTTGGTGTGCGAGGCGCAGTCGCTTCTCCCACCTTCATCATCGCGCGAGAACACCCATCATTGACTGACGGCCCAGGGCTCGTGCACGTGGACGCGTACCGGCTCAGCTCACTTGACGAGGTTGATGCCCTCGACCTGGACACCTCACTGGACGAATGTGTGACCGTTGTGGAATGGGGCGAAGGGCTCGTTGACACACTCAGCGACGACCGACTAGACATTGTTCTTCGACGACCTCACGGCGGAATTACCTCTGCAGATGTCGACCTGGACAGCGCAGAGGTTGGGGAACGTGTCGCGACAATCACAGCACATGGGGAACGGTGGGCAGCCACTGATTTTCGTGCGTTGTGTTCACCGTCCCCCACACCCACGGAGAAGTAA
- the tsaB gene encoding tRNA (adenosine(37)-N6)-threonylcarbamoyltransferase complex dimerization subunit type 1 TsaB has product MAILSIDTSAAVSASLVSPQGEELASDTVAQERRHAEELMPLIVRLLDTARLTPEDLTAVVAGRGPAPFTGLRVGLVTAHTFAFARDVPLYGVCSLDAIAADTAQTLGLTAGQRIAALSDARRKEVYWATYTVTPQGTITPLDAPSVAYPADLAASGQLNESVVVGAGAHLYREQLGIDTIADAPTRPSTTTLARLALARLNEDQPATPLYLRRPDAQVPAERKRATAS; this is encoded by the coding sequence ATGGCGATTCTCAGTATTGACACCTCCGCAGCTGTCAGCGCATCCCTCGTCTCGCCCCAGGGAGAAGAACTTGCCAGCGACACCGTGGCGCAAGAACGACGGCACGCGGAAGAACTGATGCCCCTCATCGTCCGGCTCCTCGACACAGCGCGCCTCACACCTGAGGACCTAACCGCCGTTGTCGCTGGTCGCGGTCCTGCACCTTTCACCGGATTGCGTGTTGGTTTGGTCACCGCCCACACGTTCGCGTTTGCACGCGACGTCCCGCTCTACGGGGTATGCTCACTGGATGCAATCGCCGCAGACACAGCCCAGACCCTGGGACTGACCGCCGGTCAACGCATTGCAGCGCTCAGCGATGCACGCCGCAAAGAAGTGTATTGGGCGACCTACACCGTGACACCCCAAGGCACAATCACCCCCCTGGACGCACCGAGTGTCGCCTACCCCGCTGACCTTGCAGCCTCCGGCCAGCTCAACGAGTCTGTTGTGGTCGGTGCAGGTGCCCACCTTTACCGCGAGCAGCTGGGGATTGACACAATCGCCGATGCGCCCACCCGTCCCAGCACCACGACCCTGGCACGATTGGCGCTTGCTCGCCTCAACGAGGACCAACCTGCCACGCCCCTCTACTTGCGCCGCCCTGATGCACAAGTGCCAGCGGAACGTAAGCGTGCGACCGCCTCATGA
- the rimI gene encoding ribosomal protein S18-alanine N-acetyltransferase has protein sequence MTHTHINDIVTERGVVRLRPMASRDLDRIIELEVTLFDASAWSYGAFAQELATHGRWYIVAEHDVKDVAGGDTVVGYAGLWFDGDVAQIMTIGVDPAAQGLHIGAALLDALIDRARHLGAHAVLLEVAVTNDRAIELYTRRGFHTITTRKRYYQPGNIDAYVMQRPLTDHTSHPGPVGREAITMEDPQ, from the coding sequence ATGACACACACCCACATCAACGACATTGTCACCGAACGTGGCGTGGTGCGGTTACGCCCCATGGCCAGCCGGGACCTCGATCGGATCATCGAACTTGAGGTGACACTCTTTGACGCCAGCGCGTGGAGTTACGGGGCATTTGCGCAAGAACTGGCCACCCACGGTCGCTGGTACATCGTCGCCGAACACGACGTCAAAGACGTTGCCGGTGGTGACACCGTCGTAGGGTATGCAGGTCTTTGGTTCGACGGTGACGTCGCCCAAATCATGACGATCGGAGTCGACCCCGCCGCCCAAGGACTCCACATCGGCGCAGCCCTCCTTGACGCACTCATCGACCGAGCCCGTCACCTTGGCGCACACGCTGTGCTCCTGGAGGTAGCCGTCACCAACGACCGTGCCATTGAGCTCTACACACGCCGAGGATTCCACACCATCACCACCCGGAAACGCTACTACCAACCCGGCAACATTGACGCCTACGTCATGCAACGTCCCCTCACCGACCACACCTCACACCCCGGGCCCGTGGGACGTGAAGCGATCACCATGGAGGATCCACAGTGA